The Sorghum bicolor cultivar BTx623 chromosome 6, Sorghum_bicolor_NCBIv3, whole genome shotgun sequence genome contains the following window.
AGATCACCACGATGCAAATCCAACACCGAGGAGTAGAGCAGTGACGTCACCATCGTGGTGGCATTTGCGGTTGGAGGAGGTGGTTCGACATTTGATAGTGGAGAGAGCAGCACCCAAAGTGGAGTAGAATAGTGGCGTCGTCGTTGCAGTGGCCTTTGCGCCCAGAGCGGTGGCGTTTGCGGTTAGGAGTAGGGAAGGGTAAgattgtgaaagaaaaataaatttagGGGGTTTCTACAAATATAAACATAAAACAAAGGGGTATGAACTAGTTATCAAGATTTTGGACCTAAAAGTGCACTTTCAAACGTAATGGACCAAATCAACACACCCTCACAAGTTAATGGACTATCCATGTATTTTACTCTTTTATTTATGTATTGGAAAAACTTAATCACACCAAAAACTTGTAAAATGATCCAATGTTTCCTTTGGATACCTTTGATTGTTTCCTCTTCGTAATCTGGATCACAAATTTGTTCATTATAGGTATGCGCTTCACAGGTTTGTTACGTACCGCGTACTGATGTAAACAAAATGGACATCTCCCATCCGGACTCATTTGGTGCAAAATAGCAGAGCCTATGTACACCTCAACAGGATGCTTTAGACAAACCAGCTGCATTTTCTGCAAATGCAGATGATGCCTACCCCCAGCTAAGAAACCTGGTTGCTGGCTGAATGCACACGTTGACAAGCAGAATTTGTTCCATGACAATTGATAAAACAAAAAATTCACACTCATTAAAATGCAACAAGCCAGGTTCATTGATCACAAATTTTTGTCTGCAATAATTCACAACATGGGGTTCTAGGGGACTGTTACACACACAACACAGCAGCCCTATCAGACCCTCTTATTGAAGCACACACACAAACAAGAGCAAACAGGTGATACATATCTCTCAAGAGATATACACACGAATCAACTTACCATCAAGCACATCgattgaatttgcaagatgtAGTAGCACAAGAGACACCAACTTATTGTTGTTTATATTGAGAAAACACACCGAAGACTTGGCAAGCAAATACTTGGACCACACATCAGCAATAACGGCAGCAGCCAGCTTATATCATCTCCTATATGTCCCTTGATTAATCTATATAGGATATATATAAAACAGGTtagacaaaaaaataaaatgaatttAGAGAGACAAAATAACAAAGCATGCAGGTAGCTTAGAGCATGTTGTTCTTGTGTACGTACCTGGACAATGGAACCCAGTAGCACCAGCAAGCACATGAGGTCAGCTACTCACCGGAGCACTGTACTTCTTAGCATTTGCTTCTTGTAGTACCCCGAGTGGCATGGCCTGAAGAGGGAGGGGTGGTGGCCGACATCCAGCCCGTCCCATTCAAGGTCATTCCACCAGTCCTTCTCACAGTCCACAATGGCAGGGAGTCCATCTTGGTTAACGGCCGGGAGACGCTTCAGACCCCAGCAGCCTCTTATTCGAACAGTCTTGAGCTTGGGAGCAAACATTTTGGCCTCACAGATCTGTCGCAGGCTAGAGAGATGATGGAGGTACAAGTCTTTGAGCCTTGGGAATTCCAACATGCCATTTTGATGCACAGCAGCTATCGTAGCTAGAAAGCCTGTCTCCACAGGAAATACTTGCCTGAGATCACCACAACAGACTATGTGGAGGGTCTCTAGGCTGGACAAGGTATGATTCCATGACAAGGGGAGAACAAATTTGAGCCTAGTGCAGCGATACAGGTGTATAGTCTGCAGTTTTCCAAATGATGTCTCGTCCACAGCATGGTTGAAAGCCCTTCCTCTGCTCCAGATAGAACGGGCCATCAACAGATCAGCTGCCCTAAAGGCCTCCAGTTCATCGAACAAGAAGGAAGGGCCATCATAGTTAGTATGGAAGACCGTGTCCAGTTTGGGGCATTTCTCCACGTCAAACCACTTCAGAGCACGGTATTTAAATCCCTCCTCTCTTGTGGATGTAATGTGCTCTGGGATAATAGAAGAAATGGAATAATTGTCATGCAGGTGCAGTGATTGGACCCTGTCCATAACAAAGTATAAAGCTTTGATTCCTCGTGAGTTATCAGCCATATTTATGTCGATCATTTCATGACCCATCTCAAAATGAAGGTCTTGTGGCTCAAACTGCAGTGCACTGCTATCATCATCTTCAGTAATGACTATCTGTTCTATGCTGACGTCATTGTAGGTGCTACATGTGTTGGAGATTAATGACTTGTTTACTACAGACCGGGACCCAGCTATCTGTGCAGTTCTATGAAGACGGTGGCCCACCTTCTCACTATTGCAGTTTTCTCCATCATCCTTGATAGTACAAGATAGGTATAGATTCAACTTAAATGGAGTTGTGCTCCAGCAAAATTCTCTAGAGCCTGTTAGCACCAATGACTGAAGCAGCCTTATGTCCATGATAGAAACATGTGCTTGGCAATAACCATCTTGCTCCTGGCAAACAATAGAATAGTGTGAAGTTTCTCTAGACACTACTACACCTTGTCGAGTATCGATGCATAGTAACCTTAGTTGTTGCATTCCATTTTCTGGCCAAATAAGAGCACGTAGTTGCTGACATCCCATCAGGAAGATTCGTCCAAGTTTTTCCACTTGAACATCCTTTTTCAGGTTTAGAGTTTTCACTGCTGTGCATGAGAGGTCCAACTCCTCAAGATTTGGCAGGGTTCCAAGCAGTGTGAAGTTCACCAGTTTTCCACAGCCCGCCAAGGAGACTCGTGATATCTTAGCTGTATTATTGCCATCCTTCCCAGCTCTGGCATCTAAACTGAATGACTCAAGTGATGCTGGTATTCCTTCAGGGCCAATATGATCCAACCCAACACAGCCATCTAGGATTAAAGTTCTAAGCCGAGTTGCAGAAGATAAGCTTGGCAAAACTTGTATTGTACTATTACCAGATAGATCGAGGAGCTCCAACATTACCATATCAGTGAACTCATCTTTTTTTAGTGTCTCCCAAGAGCTGGTAGGCTCAATTACTCGAAGCTTGCGAAGGTTCCGTAGTTGTCTCCAAGCAAGGTGGCTGTGCCCAATCCTTCCCTTCTTTATATGAATCTCTCTAATGTTTGATGCCATCTGCTCTGTAAGATCTTGTGACATATCAATGTCCCAATCTGTATGGCTCATATCTAGCACCCATAGGCTGTGAAAAAATTCCATTATTGGTCTCCCTTGCTTGTCCTCTTCTCGCCCTTGATCTCCACAGTGGTCTAATCCAAGAAATCTTAGGCTTCGGCAACAACGGAAAGGAGGTGAATGAAAGCTGAAATTGCATCCAGAGAGTTTCAACACACGTAGTCTCTCCAATTTCTGAAACATTTCATGTGGTAAAGTTGTGAGTGTTCTGCCTTTCGAAACAAGGAACAATGATGTTAAATTCTGAGATACTGCTGTTAAGTTTTGTGTTTCTCCACTGTCAGATGTACAGGTGACTGACTTCCAAACATCTCTGTGTTCATAACCCTCAAACTTTATTGGACAAGAGGACAGTTCCATTCTTTGCACTTGTTTATGGAGAGCAGCGGAAACCTCCCAGGATTCATCATCTAACTGACCTTGTTGTCCCATGATGCCATCACAAACCCAATAGTTTGAAGCATGGGTAGCCCAGTTGTAGTCCATGGTACTGCCACCCATTTCATGCAACCACAAGATATATGTGATGCACTTGGCAGTAATTTGTGGGGTGATGCTCTGCTTATGTTGCATGTGCTTGATAACTTCTGTAGCCTCTTCCAATATTAATTGAGCCGTGTCACCGTCAAACGACCAATTAATATTCCTATAGATACAGAGATGTGAATTGTccactttttcttttgtttctgGGTGGAGATGAAGTATTCCAGTAAAGGTCCACATTATCTTAGTGATGCCAAACAATGGTTGTGGAATGCCAAAATCAGCCAAGTCAACCATATCAGTGCTTCCATTGTGAAAGATAACTAAAAATCTGTATTGTGATAATGATCCAAGTATCGTTCTCCCAATGTCTTCTATCTCAGCTCGAGAATCTTCATCTACCCCACTGAAATCATCCTCGTCATCCTCCCTATCAAAAGTAACCATTACACTCTGAGGAAGCTTGAGTTTATCAGCAATTATCTTCTGGAGTGCCCTTCGGCTCTTCCATCTGGAGCAGTCAATGTGGATGATCCTATCAAACTTCTTCGTCAGTGATGGCGGAGGGTCCTCTGCTATCGCTGTGAGCACAGCAGAAGCAGCCAGTCCATCCCATCCATCGAAGTAGATGGTCTTGGGTGCACTCCTTCCTGTATCCTCCAAGTAAGGGATTATTGCTTGGACCGCCTCCTTGATCCCATACACGCCAAGGTTCTgcattaaattaaattattaTTTGACGCCAATTAATTGTAGTTCACTTGAGAGTACACAAATGTAGCTCTCACTACGGGGAAACACACGATTTGCCTAGAGGAAGCATGTTTGCCGAGAGTCATATGtcgggctctcggcaaaacAAAAATTTGGCGAGAGGAGCTCTCGGCAAACAAAAGCTCTCGGCATactagtctttgccgagagcaagGCTCTCGGCATAGAAAAACCCTTGGCATTACTgtgtctttgccgagagtctaACCCTAGCTCTCGACAAAGGCCCTGGCTGGGCAACACCATccatctttgccgagagcgccgttaggctctcggcaaaatcagctctttgccgagagccaggttctagggctctcggcaaacatatatatatatattttttagccACCAAAATTTTTCTTTATGCTCCTTAGTTTGAGTTATCCAATATATTCAAGTTTGGTTTAGTTTTatcattatttgctatattttatGGTTTTTTGTTCATTTCATTAAATTTCTTGAAAAATGTAGGTTTGAACTGCGAGTGCATGAAATAACGCATTTTTTGGCATGAAATGTTGATATTCATGATACTAACCCTAATTCGAGGCCGTGTGCACGCAAATACCCTAGCACTCGCACGTTTATTTCGCAAAACGTGACTTTGATGATGGTGGCGAACATATTTCAAATTATAGAAAATTCAAACGAGTTCAGAAAATCGCGAAACTTGGTGAAGTCTCATGATATCACATGTATAGtttgtggtaaaattttgagAAAGTTTCGTGTACGGCGTCATATACTATGTTTAGAAACCCAGACATCTCGTTGAAGAAATATTTGAAATTTCATTCTATGGTCGCACAAATCTTCGTGCTATCATATTCAAATGCCATTGGTTTGATCCTACAATAACGAGAAAGACCCCTCATCTCGGCCTTGTCAAAATTCGACAGGATTCTACCTATCTAGGAGAAGATGTGTATATTGTGGCGTCACAGGCCACACAGGTTTATTATCTGTCCTATGCTTGCCAAACCAATGATGATCTCAAGGGTTGGTACATTGTGCACAAGGTATCGCCACACGGCCGACTACCTATACCAAACGATGAAGATAACAACTTCAACCCAAACACGTATGAAGGAGAGTTCTTTCAAGAACAGGAGCTAGAAGGGAGGTTGGTGATAGACTTAACTGAAGCGATAGGAATGGATGTGGTTAtggttgatgatgatgatgcgggTTATGAGGTGCGAAACGCAAAGGACTTACAAATGCTTGATCGATTACGTGAAGGCAATGACAACGACGACACTTCTCCTTCGGATAATGATGATTACTTCGATAATGTTGATAGTGATAATGAGAGTTATGATGGTACATGTAAAACTTTCTAATTTTGTTGTACATGCAAATACTTTATAATTTTGTAATACATGTCATACTTTATTTATTATGAATGTATATCTAATTGCTTCTTTATTCCTTTGAACTGTAGGTCATTGAACAAAGATGGTGGGTGGCCGTCAGAGGAGCGTGGCGTTGCTCTTCCGGAGGACGCATCCTGTAGTTGAAGAGGAGGTTCCAGAGCCGTCTCAGAGGAGGCGTGGATGCAGGAGCCGCCAGCCGGTGCCGCCTCCTCCTGTGACGCCTCCtgtagaggaggaggaggaggaggacgaggtggaggaggaggcaggTGCCGAGAGGgtccaggaggaggaggaggaggaggagcagcaggaggaggaggaggaggtaggGGCCGAGGGCAGGACTGGAGGTAGCACTTCCTCGACTACGTCGAGTGTCTACTTGCGAGGACCCGCGTCCCTCCCTCAGCCACCACACCCAGCCCTACGTGCTGTGATTCGTCCTGAGGGGACTAAGTAAGTTACTTACATACTATTACTACTTCCTATGGTATGTTGATCATGGAGATATAAACTTAAATGTTTTCTTAATGACTTTTGCAGGAACTGGACTATTGTGTCAGGGGCACGTGGTGGCACTCGCCATGTCAACAGCATCCTAGGTCTCTTATGCAGGGAACACTTCCCTGGAATTGTCAGGTTCGCGGGGAAGGAGGAGCCAGCCTACACGTTTGCTCACTATGCGGCTGCCACTGACACGCAAGAAGGCAATGTGGCCAATAAGGTTATCAAGGAGTTCTGGGTAAGTCTTCCTCGCACTACAAGTCTGAATACACTGCATCTTTGGTCTATCATTGCAATAATGCCGTGTCTATATGCAGCGCCACTTCAAACTCGAGGATGGAATTGACCAGGACTATGCTGACACCGTGGTTGCCGCGTCTGCAAGGACGCGCATCAGTGAGATGCACTACGATGTGCGCGTCCAGACCGTCATCAACTACTATGCGACgaggcttggacagaggaagaccAAGGTGGAGGCAAGGGAAATAGATTTGACCCGTGAGCAGTACATGGATGAAGAGGTAGATTCTCATATTGATTCCTTATTAGCCTTTTATCAGTACATTGTTTCATATTCTTATATGTATCATACTTGATGTGAAGATGAGGGCCTGGTGGTGCGCCAACTGTCCTGACGCCTAGGAGGCGATGGTGGACAAGTGGCTAGACCCCATGTTTCATGAGGCGCACAAGGCGGCCCAGGAAAGGCGTCGACGGATGCCTGGTGTAGCACACCATCAGGGGAACCGCAGCCTCTCTGGATACGCACAAGCATGGGTACGTGGTAATGTTTCAATTCATTCAATTATGCCTCATTTGTAACCCTGTTGCTGTCTTTCTCGTAGTCGGTGGCACACGGGGGACAGCCTTGCTCCTTGTTCGCCGCGTATGGCATGTCCCACAAGGGCCCGGCGTCGTCCGACGTCTCCTTCAGCGTGGACGACCCGCTCGAGGCGTACACCAACGCGGGCGTCTACGACAAGGTCACCGCCTACGCGCAGGCGGCAAGGCAGGTCCATGGCCCGGACTACGATCCATCCACCGATGACATTGATGGAGACCTTGTCATGAGGATAGGAGGCGGCAAGAAGCATGGGCGCTACTGGATTGGCAATAGCATCATCGACAGGTCGACTACTCCCACCCTCTCCCAGATCCGAGCATCGACCACGAGCGTGAGCAACCGCCCACCCATACGCCCACGGCCGGAGCCGGTACAGCACCAGGTCGACACACTCCAGGTTGTTCATCATTTTTCAATAGTTCTACTTCGCATTGCTTTTGTTACCTTTGCATTACTGACATTTGATTTAAAATGTTGTAGGCTAAGCTCGAAGCATCAAGGGCCGAGCAGCAGAGGATGGTCGAGCGGTTGGTGGCTCAAGAGCGCCAGCGAGAGGCCGACCAGCTTGCCCATTAGCAGCAGATGGCAGAAATGATAGCGTTCCTGCAGTCGGTTGGGGCCCAGACGGGTGTAGCCCTGCCAGCTACGCTACTGGCTCCACGTCAACCCCCGCATGTATTTACTACTCCTATTAATACTCCTGTGAGGAAACTGAAAGACACAAGTAAGCCCTAAAGTAGTTATTGCCATCATCTTATCTAATAAACTATGTTCTCCTTTATGCAGCCTCCGTCGGGGGGTTCGAACGTGGCACCTGTCATTTCTCCAACACCTGGAATCTCGCCGACACCTCCAGATGGTGGCTCTCCTGCGGTACGAGGCCTAGGTGTCCCTCATATCAATTGGGGGGCTTCACAGTGATGCACATATTTTGTTTAAACATGTGAACTTTGTGGATTGTGTATTGAACATGTTGGATTTAGTTTGGATGTATGTGAACTGAGTTTGGAGTATTTGGACTTGTTATGATGGACAAAGTGATGGAAATGATAATTTATGTGGATTATGTGGTATATATTGTTATCGATGTCGAATATGTGAGCTATAGGCTCTTTGATGTGAAATATATGATTTTCTAGAAATATATGTGTCATATGATCATCTCAGTGGAAATTGGATGAAAAAacaggaaaaaaaatattttggtcGATTTGCCGAGAggcgctctcggcaaagctgaaAAAGTGGTAGATTTGCCGAgagaggctctcggcaaagctgaaAAAATGGTCGATTTGCCGAGAGTCTGGGccagggctctcggcaaaggagctATCTGCATGGCCAAAAATAGccggctttgccgagagccctcctggaggctctcggcaaagaggttttccaaaaaaaaattattactttgccgagagccctcctgccagctctcggcaaagaccttttccagaaacacaaggacttcctacgatcgcaattcccagagaagaatgaagcttggtttatgcgtcagcacatagacactttcagtgattggttacgaaaagattgtcagggtaatgaccagattgatgagcaactgtatttgttggctaggcaagcatcatggcacatcctcacatacaaagggtacgagataaatggaaatacattttacaccctaggccaagataaaagaagcatgaaccaaaatagtggagttcgcgtagacgccatagacccgaatggaaacagacaaacatattatggccgtatagaggagatttgggaactagactacgcacctaattttaaaattcctttgttccggtgccaatgggtgaaggttaccggaggcggggtgacagttgacaaagactatggaatgacaacagtggacctcaacaatattggttacaaagatgaaccgttcgtccttgctgctgattctaatcaggtgttctatgtgaaagacatgtctacaaaacagaagagagggaaaaatgacaacaaatgaacaaacgagccaaaacgccatatagttctctgagggaaaagaaacattgtgggaattgaggacaagtcagatatttcagaagattatgaaagggatgaccgaatcactcctttcaatgtgaccaaagatccgagTATACTGTTAAatgctgaggacactccatggttacgtcaagatcatgaccaaggaacatacgtcaaaaagaagatcactattgtgcccgcctaataaatagattgcaatatagtatgtgtatgtgacaattgtaacttaagatgtttatattagtttttcttattttatatcatttaaaATAGTGAAAtgacatttaagtttgctattataagagatgtgtcaattatttgtcaaatgcaaaaatagtcaaacttggtcaaacttggtcaaatgacaaactaaattacttaaaatgaaaaaactttgaataccaagttgttagatatcatcaagatctaaactttttatatagacaatttttccatttgagaaagtttaagttcacaatacccaccaattcttgaatctcacacaaactatatgaaactacatgtgtcaattgtggattttgaactacaccttcgcaacactttgtcaaatgcaaaaatagtctatatattaaatgtagattttgatgagtggaacaatattggtattcatgacttttccgttcgagaccatctagggttccgaaaaccgatgcgtggctatgaattctatcaaaattcaaaattgagtggttcaaacttttccaaaagaaaagttgaccattagacaaaatgtagaacttgatgagtgcaacaaactttgtattcattacttttccatttgggaccatatagggttcggtcaaagtgtgtgtttctaaaaaccaatgctttgactttggtcaaacttggtcaaatgacccatttgatgtcttgaaatgaaaaaaatttgaatacaaagttgttagagatcatcaagatctacatttgatatattgtccatttttccatttggataaatttgagccaatcctaagcacatttgttcaaaatccaagacgggtattggtcaaatgacaaactaaattacttaaaatgaaaaagttttgaataccaagttgttagatatcatcaagatctaaactttttatatagacaatttttctatttcagaaagtttaagttcacaatacccaccaattcttgaatctcacacaaactatataaaactacatgtgtcaattgtggattttgaactacaccttcgcaacactttgtcaaatgcaaaaatggtctatatatcaaatgtatattttgatgagtggaacaatatttgtattcatgacttttccgttcgagaccatctagggttccgaaaaccgatgcgtggctatgaattctattaaaattcaaaattgagtggttcaaacttttccaaaagaaaagttgaccattagacaaaatgtagaacttgatgagtgcaacaaactttgtattcattacttttccatttgggaccatatagggtttggtcaaagtttgtgtttctaaaaaccaatgctttgactttggtcaaacttggtcaaatgacccatttgatgtcttgaaatgaaaaaaatttgaatacaaagttgttagagatcatcaagatctacatttgatatattgtccatttttccatttggataaatttgaaccaatcctaagcacatttgttcaaaatccaagacgggtattggtcaaacttggtcaaatgacaaactaaattacttaaaatgaaaaaattttgaataccaagttgttagatatcatcaagatctaaactttttatatagacaatttttccatttgagaaagtttaagttcacaatacccaccaattcttgaatctcacacaaactatatgaaactacatgtgtcaattgtggattttgaactacaccttcacaacactttgtcaaatgcattggtctatatattaaatgtagattttgatgagtggaacaatattggtattcatgacttttccgttcgagaccatctagggttccgaaaaccgatgcgtggctatgaattctatcaaaatttaaaattgagtggttcaaacttttccaaaagaaaagttgaccattagacaaaatgtagaacttgatgagtgcaacaaactttgtattcattacttttccatttgggaccatatagggtttggtcaaagtgtgtgtttctaaaaaaacaatgctttgactttggtcaaacttggtcaaatgacccatttgatgacttgaaatgaaaaaaaatttgaatacaaagttgttagagataatccgatgtaatggtgaatattgt
Protein-coding sequences here:
- the LOC8083397 gene encoding uncharacterized protein LOC8083397; this translates as MFQKLERLRVLKLSGCNFSFHSPPFRCCRSLRFLGLDHCGDQGREEDKQGRPIMEFFHSLWVLDMSHTDWDIDMSQDLTEQMASNIREIHIKKGRIGHSHLAWRQLRNLRKLRVIEPTSSWETLKKDEFTDMVMLELLDLSGNSTIQVLPSLSSATRLRTLILDGCVGLDHIGPEGIPASLESFSLDARAGKDGNNTAKISRVSLAGCGKLVNFTLLGTLPNLEELDLSCTAVKTLNLKKDVQVEKLGRIFLMGCQQLRALIWPENGMQQLRLLCIDTRQGVVVSRETSHYSIVCQEQDGYCQAHVSIMDIRLLQSLVLTGSREFCWSTTPFKLNLYLSCTIKDDGENCNSEKVGHRLHRTAQIAGSRSVVNKSLISNTCSTYNDVSIEQIVITEDDDSSALQFEPQDLHFEMGHEMIDINMADNSRGIKALYFVMDRVQSLHLHDNYSISSIIPEHITSTREEGFKYRALKWFDVEKCPKLDTVFHTNYDGPSFLFDELEAFRAADLLMARSIWSRGRAFNHAVDETSFGKLQTIHLYRCTRLKFVLPLSWNHTLSSLETLHIVCCGDLRQVFPVETGFLATIAAVHQNGMLEFPRLKDLYLHHLSSLRQICEAKMFAPKLKTVRIRGCWGLKRLPAVNQDGLPAIVDCEKDWWNDLEWDGLDVGHHPSLFRPCHSGYYKKQMLRSTVLR